taaaaaaactattttttgaaaggtttttttatgagaaaaactttttttgaaaagacaatttttttaaaaggtttttttaatgAGGAAAACtgttttgaaaggttttttttatgaggaaaactttttctgaagacaattttttggaaaggttttttttaatgagaaaaatttttttgaaaggctttttttatgagaaaaagattttttgaaaaattttttatgagaaaaactttttttaagaagacaatttttttgaaagattttttatgataaaaactttttttttaattaaaatacacttTGACTCACAGAGAATTACTAGCATATTGCAATTACTACGCCTAGAGCatcttaataaattagaaaaagaaagcatCATTGACTTAGTTCACAAACATAGCGACAGATTCTACATACCAGGAGAATATCTAGACAAAACAAACGTTATAACACATAAAATCAACACAACAGACGAGACACCAGTACATAcaaaacaatacagatatccTCCTATGCACAGGAAGGAAATTAACGCGCAAGTAGATAAATTATGCGAGAGCAACATAGTTGAGCCTTCTACATCGCCATACAATTCGCCAGTCTGGGTCGTACCGAATCTTGTGACACGTTGCCGGGGCCACCGCCACTGCCACCGTTGCCACCGGGGCCACCGGGACCACCGCCGTCATCGTTGTCACCGGGGCCACCGCTGTCATCATTGCCACCGGGGCCACCGCCGTCATCGTTGTCACCGGGATCACCGCCGTCATCGTTGTCACCGGGGCCACCGCTGTCATCGTTGCCACCGGGGCCACCGCCGTCATCGTTGCCACCGGGACCACCACCGTCATCGTTGTCACCGGGGCCACTGCTGTCAGCGTTGCAGCCACAGTcgcagccgccgccgccaccagcATCATCATATCCATATCTTCCGCCACATATTACAaaaggtaaaaattatatccgctcttaaaataaatataaatttaatatttaaatttttttttagagataaaaaattggcagcaacagcagcaacagcagcaacagcaacaacaatGGCAGCAGTGGCAGCAGTGGCAGCAGGAGGGACAAGAATACATACCAGTGCTactaagttattttattttatttattttatttattttattttatatatattttattaatttttattttattttatcctcgaaaataaattatttaatttgttttgttcTATTACAGCACCACGATGGAgcagaggaagaggaggaggtcGCGGTCGTCGAGGAGGTCGCGGTGGAAGCCGCGGTGGAAGTCGCGGGCAAACTCGCGGCCACATTCACTTCCATTTCTAATACttaattacttatatataccGTCTTgaatgttttgaaatattacttatatagaatatatataaagttatataaatatatatgtataaataaaaaaatatatatataaataaatattatatattacttaccactttttgtttatttcctACTTATATGACAATTGCACAGGATAtagacataaataaatatataaataaatattacttatataacaattgcacaggatacagatataaataaatcatattatttatatctgtatcctGTGCAATTGTTCATgtaatacttatattattatatatatgattatatgacatgatttatttatatctgtatcctgttccttattattattatcacacaGAACTCGCTTCAAATAACATTAGTTTCTGAGAAGAGTAAGAGAAccagtatatattttttccatttccaTTTACAGAGAATAAGTAATTCtgagaaaacatttattgatACAAGAGTGGGGCACCAACCACCTGTATGACCTCTCGTTTCGTGACgtgatgaataaatatataactatatgaataaataaaacgtgtAATGAATAGAAATCAATTATCTGAGGAAGCAGCTAAGTCGCGAATTGAAATACAACCGGAGTAATACAGAACGGATAAAGAAGCTAATGTTGTCATATGCACTTTGTGGactcataatatatataatataaaaatacactgGAACAAGTAGAAAAAGCATGGAAAGAGCTAACAACAACTTTATTTCAAAgaatctatttaataaattttttttctatgtacACAAGGTTCTTATTACTATAtgatatcaagagacacggtagtgtctcgcgtctgttattacattgtttacttaataaaattataataaattttctatgtaCACAAGGTTCTTATTACTATAtgatatcaagagacacggtagtgtctcgcgtttgttattacattgtttacttaataaaattatttatatctgttattacattgtttacttaaaataataattagtttcaTATAAGCTGCGTCGAATGTTCCAACttcgtttattaaattataacttaCTGTTATACTTGATGACTGCTATTTGCAGATCTACAAAATTTATCGCagcttgtttatatttatggtattgtttatttattattgcatgcgCAACATATTGTCGCTTAAATTCACGTTCCTTCGCATTATTATTAGTCCACGTCAGATGTAAAGCACCAATAAAGcaccattatttattattgcatgcgCAACATATTGTCGCTTAAACcttcgcattattattattagtccacgtcagatgtaaatattttaagttcaGTGTCCATTTCAGATGTTGCTTCATCCACTAAATGATGACAGACGCGTAAATGTGCTGGAGAACTCTCTACATAAtcataagaaataagaaatattatacatcaaaattatatatataaattttatatattatataacttacTGTTGTACTTGATGACTGCTATTTGCAGATCTACAAAATTTATCGTagcttgtttatatttatgatattgtttatttattattgcatgcgCAACATATTGTCGCTTAAACcttcgcattattattatttattagtccacgtcagatgtaaatattttaagtttagTGTCCATTTCAGATGTTGCTTCATCCACTAAATGATGACAGACGCGCAAATGTGCTGGAGAGTTCTCTACATAatcataagaaatattattttagaaaaaatatatatattctacataaaaaattatatatatatattttatatataacttacTGTTGTATTTGATGATGACTGCTATTTGCAGATCTACAAAATTTATCGTagcttgtttatatttatattgtttatttattattgcatgcgCAACATATTGTCGCTTAAATTCACGTTCCTTCGCATTATTATTAGTCCACGTCAGATGTAAAGCACCATTATTATTAGTCCACGTCAGATGTAAAGCACCATATATTGCAcgttatttgcaattaatctCCAGCTAGCTAGATAAAATCTTGATTGAAAATTTGGCGTACTCTCGCAAAACCAGCAAGGGCTAAGATATTTGTGACAGCGCTTAGATTTGGcatatcgaaaaaaaataatagccaCTGATGACACTGATGACACTGATGACACTGATGACACTGATGATGACACTGCTCTGGCAAAACCAGTAAGGGCAGAGATACTTGTGACAGCGCTTAGAcagacaaataaatattattttagttttacagttgtgaaattttcacataataacaTTACATACCTGCTTACTTAGCTGCAGATTCCActatgtgcacaaagtacactttctgttCTCTGTCCACTAATCACAGAATATTGAGTGTTGTGACCGACTACGAATACCGGCCATTGTCATAAAGAGAAATGGAAATGCTGCATTGTGATTTGTCAGCTGTCATTAGAAACGATTGGTTAACGGAAAACACCAATTGAATACTTTTGAGGCGTAGCATTTatgtcatttatataaatgtgacTCTATGGCTGTCGACTGACAGATGAGACAAAATGTCTGCCGTATTTATTGTGTATATGTGTTTTATGTGTTCATAGTTAAGGGGGAACACCAGGGTGACGGCCGAAAAAAAAGGCTattttcgtgaatttttttttcattatctaatagtttgtttaatttataaactatatatgttaaaagtacatacttatattatgttacaaaaaaatttcataaaataatattcatatttataataactatgGTAATTGATGTGCACCTCGTCTGAAAAAACATGGGTGCACGGGCGCTCGTGCTGCATCTGAACGGGAgctctgaaataaattttttaaattgtgatttaaaGTATATGAATGATGTTTTAGTTGCACGTAcggattttttgataaaataatttttgacaaaatggcactgtttaaaaaaaaagttttcgatttttcaacaaaaattcgttacttctttaattgtttttcaaaaactaaTAATCCGATTGAAAAATCCGTACGTGCAACTGAAGACAATTTTGTTGTAAACATTCTgtccaaatttcaagttattcGGATAAAAATTGGCCGAGATATGAGAGCGCCCAGTTACGAAAACgtggtttcgagaaaaacgcgtttaaagttttacaACTAATTGGTTcatataaaacgataaaattttgtaacgaaCCAAAGTGCGTCCAATCCGGGTGCATATGAAGTGCCTTCTGAAGCAATAGAACTCAAGCACGTAGACAACAAAAGAATACCGGTAAAACTCCCTACAGACAGATCAAGGGGACTGCCGAATCTTTTCAGGTAGCGCGCGGCCGGTTCTACTAGCGGCATCTGACCAAGTTCTACTCTATGACATATTTACTATAGTTCCGTTACGAATTTCACCATAATATTATAGggacatatttttaagactccaaacatcacaaaaatgcaaaaaaaaaaatcgattttttgaaacCGTCACCGTGGTGTTCCCCCTTAAACTGTATGACACAACATTACGGACCTGCAACATGGTTTCTAACATTAAGTCCCGCTGAATGGTTATGGGAAGAGTTAGGTGAATATATTCGTGAAGTAAATGGATGGTGCGATTCTTCGGCATGCACCAGTGTACTTGTTGCTAGAGATCCTGTGTCAACATCGAGATTTCTCGATAATACGTTTCGTGCGATGCTTGACTTTATTTGTTCCAAAGATCATCCGATCGGAGAAGTCACTCATTATTTTTAGCGACGAGAATACCAAGGTAGAGGCatacaacattttcatttattaatttggataaaaaatgCTCCAATTCTTGGTGAATCTTCTATTGAAAaagtttccaaatttattttacaatatataagctGTAAAAtgccagataaaaatatttcaccatTATTGTACAGACGTGTTAATACGCATCAACGACACAAACATAATGATTACTGTCTCCGTTCTAAAAAAGTTGGACGTAAAGTTGTTCGGAGATGTCGTTTTGGATTTCCTCGTCCTGTTACTGAGACGTTAAGTATAAGAGATGTCACAACTGCCATAGCAGGtagaaagcaattaaaacataGAAACAGGCTTTATGATCTTCCGCGAACTGAAGatgaaagtaatataaatgattataatcctGTTCTTCTTACTGCATGGGAAGGAAATAtggatatacaatttattggcgAAAAGTCGTCACTGCTTACCTGGtacattactaaatatatgaataaagcgGGAAAATGTGAGTTGTctgatactattattaatactaaaaataatacgaataaatcATTGATAAGCTATCTTTGGAGTATTGCCTTGTGATTCACGAGTAATAGAGAATGTGGAGCTCTTGAAGCTGCTGATACATTACTGGGTATTGCTTTATATGGAACTAATCTAAATACAACTATTAGATGGTTAGATGTTAATCGAATAAGatgtagaaaattgaaaactcgTAAAGAGATTGAAGTACTTGATGATCAATCgacagatatattttgtgaatcttTGATAGATAACCACTATCCACAGAGACCAAAAGAATTAGAATGTATGTCTCTTTATGAGTTTGCAAAATGGTatgatattacaaaaatcaaaccacaaaataagtttgttgaattctataaatttaaaaatagatatcttAGACGACGACAGCGTGGATatcttattaatcattatagatataatgttaatacacAACCGGAAAAGTATTTCTTTGCGTTATTACTTCTGTTCGAACCGTGGAGAGAATTAGAAGAGCTTAGAAATGGATGTGATACTTATGCAGAATCATTTCACAAGGTAAAACTACATTTAACAGAAGCATTACAATATCACGAAAAACtagaagaattgcaaaaagcaTTTGAAAATGCTAAAGAGTTAGTGCAGCAACATTTAGATGAAGTACAAAAACATGAGTCGCAAGATGATCCTGACAATCCAATAGGTGTTCAAAATATAGAAGCTGGTGAAGCGATGCAAGATTTTAAGGATCtcggtgataaaaatattaaagatattgatgTACCAGAAATGAttgcgaaattaaatatagatcaaAAAAGAGTATTCGATAgagttattactattatagggtcagataaatcaatattgcgATTATATGTTAGTGGAGAAGGTGGTActggaaaaagttatttaattaaaactgttaagtgctggataaaacaaaatctcaaaaaagatACTGCTGTAGCAGCACCTACTGGCATAGCAGCGTTTAATATAGACGGTTTGACAGTTCATAGATTGCTTCAATTACCTGTTGAACATGGTAATACTCCTAAATATAAACGATTGTCTGATCATGTGTTAAAACTTTTACGAGCGGAACTTAAagatgttattctttttataatcgatgaagtatcaatgatatctaatttgactttaatgtacatacatcttcgattgtctgaaatatttgattcaagTGATTGTGATGATGGCTGGTTTGGTAAAAGGCATATTCTTTTGTTTGGAGATTTGCTTCAATTGCCTCCTGTACATGAAGATTCTGTCTTTAAAGATTTGTCAAATGAAAAAGTTAACAAATATATCGGTTGCCTACAGACTGTAAATTTGTGGActacattatttgattacgaTGAGTTGACAATTAATATGCGCCAGCAAGAAGATGAGTCTTATCGTGAATTATTGTCAAGAATTCGTATTGGTTTATTAACAAAGTctgattatgaaattttggaaaataggaaaatatcttttacagaAGATTCCTTCAAATCtagattaaatgaattatgtgattttattaacaatttgccatCAGATACCGTTTGTTTATTGCCCACTTGTCACATGTGTGACGTTTTGAATGCTGCAATGTTAAGTCGTATTGcttcgaaagaaatattattaattgctgaAGATACAATCGAATGTAttccatatataaaaaagaaaatattaaaagtgttggaaaataatgatgatgataattctAAAACAGCTGGGCTTTCgaaacaaattgttataaaaattggggCAAAAGTTATGATAAGGCGTAATATTGATGCTAGTTTCGGTCTTGTTAATGGTACAATTGCTAAAGTCATTTCAGTTGTACAAGATATTTCTAACggttatatagaaaaaattaagcttCTTTTGCCATCaggtttagaatatttaattgaaagagtaaattaaacgtcaaagtaaattaaatgtcaaatttgcGGTGATGGAGAAAGCATATGTTATTCGaaaacaatttccattgtGTCTAAGTTACGGAATTACTGTTCATAAAAGCCAAGGCCTGAGTTTGCAGAATGCTATTATGGACATAGgtaattctgtatttagtCACGGCCAAGTTTATGTTGCATTGTCACGAGTAACATCTTCAGATGGATTgcatttgatcaattttgacCTTTCATCTATAGAAGCTAGTGAAGAAGCTATTGTTgaatataatcgattaaaacgAATACACAAATCCAAAAcagatataatttctgtttcaaaagaaaagtatcataaaataaaagatattttatggaTACAACCCAAAATAATTAGTTCTGTTCAAGAATCACATACAaaagttcgaaaaaatattacttgggTCACGCAtggttttcaaaatatagataagGGTTCGTGTTATGCAAATGCAGTATTGCAatgctttttacatttaaatattattagaaaactaatatttgagtatgataaattaagtattttaggtattttaataaatcaatatgaaAACAAACTGCCTAACTtgaatacatatgtaatacgACAAAGTTTAGGagaatttttctccaaaaatgttaaacgagATGCATGTGAATTTCTTATAGCTCTTTGCACGAAatacgattatataaaaaatttagttgagCATCAAGTCACTTCCattaaacaatgtaaaaattgtcataatacgacgactattgttaataaaaatatccttctttcaattcctgttaataaacggaagaaaaaaagttttgatcttaatgaattattaaatgttacattttctcATTGGTGTCAATTACACAACGAATCATGTGAAAATTGTACAGGAAAtgacatattatgtaaaagtgaattaatattaaccggAGATATAATTGTCATGCATTTAATAGCAATTCAAGACGGTATATCAACAAAAACAGATAAGTTTACTTTACGTGCTGTCCcaacaactaaaataaatattgctggaCAATTCTACAAAGTTATGAGTGCTATATTCCATCATGGATCATGTATCGAAAATGGTCATTACACAAGTATatgtagagaagaaatgtctaatacttggattgaagctgacgatgcgcaaattagaaaaagacaatggcctagaggcgctaaagatatctgtatcattttcttacagaaaattgataagtaATTGGTGGTATTATTTGATCAtatcttttgataataaatggtaaaaagaattgtcatatataatcaaatattttattaaaatatgttcactgatgacgaaaatctttatggataatcaaatatatgtaaaaaaaagaaaataaagaaagttaaGCCAATGACGCTTAAATTAGACAAATACAATGGCCTAGAAACgatttgtttgatatttacataattatatataactttgtatTATTACAACATTAATCAAAGAGGACCGTTTTATATGACGGGGGTGGTGGTGGGACTCTttagtaaaatctaattaattatttcacaattgttttgttatttcactctgaaatatcaatataaagtttatatatttagtaatatttttactgaaaaaaagaaatgatatccattaatcaacaaattacctttttaaaaaaaggtaaaaaaaaggcgccaagtacacgcaaaccttccaattgttgtatacacgcaaaccttccaaaaaaagttgttgtatatataaacacgcaaaccttacaaaaaagttgttgtgtattttaccttacaaaaaagtttcaacaaattacctttttaaaaaaaggtaaagaaaaggcgccaagtgcacgcaaatcttccaaaaaaaaagttgttgtatacacgcaaaccttccaaaaaaagttattgtataccaaaaaaaagttgttgtatacacgcaaacctcccaaaaaaagttgttgtatatataaaccttccaaaaaatttatcttccacaaaaaaatgtatatatattaacaaataacaaacctgttgtgtgtcgaaagaccacaacgtaataattataggttaattagacaataacaataataaacatttagaaggccattaatcgaggccacttctcgagaatcctgtgacaaaagttatttaattattaaacaattaggcgctgacgcgagcactcgttcttagaagcccgagtatcacttgcgtctaaagtaggttaaacagatcagcattttggtaacacaatggatcgatatagttcaagtctcattgtgttccgaatactgatccgtataaattaaaacggcacacaaggcgccgcgggttttttatcagcaaagttccggacgaagcacgacacgtcgcgtacacgcgtaaccacggtagtacggtcgccgaataagtgaggtgacaagtgtaataagaagataccaaataaaagctattataaatatatattcagaagTGCTTAATTATTCTACACTCTCCGAGCCAAAGCCCCCTTGACCAGCACGGCGAATCCCGAATCTATACGCAGCGCCTACCGCCACCATAGTAGGCGCAACaaattggtggcagcggtgggattcGCCATCTTTACCGTTTACTTGGATGTTCTGAATACCCTGATGACCTGGGCACTGCAGCTGGACCAAGAAGCCTAACTCGAAGAGTTAGAAGCACAGGCGCCAGAGCTAAAAGCAACGCAAAAACGAAAGTTAAAGTGTTGAAACTGGTGACCAAAAAAGTGACAAGGCCGAAGCAACCCGCAGCAGCAAGCAGCAGAGGGACAGCGTGAGCCTAGCAGAACGCCGCAGGAGCTGAATCAGCGCAACCTGAGCAGAGCGGCCTTATCGCAGAGACGAACCGCGACCTGCCTCAACAGCCGACAGCCGGACGCAGAAGACAGCCTGACGCAACGGTACGAGCAGCGATTCAACATGCgagcaataataattctgtaagtTACTAACAAAAATTGTACACTAAAAGTTAAGCGGCGTTAATGTCCGAGGAACGCGATAACCCCAACGTGCAACTTAATCGATCCTGGCTATTCAGCAGCCAGGGCCAACGAGCGATAAGCGCACTTATAAACCCGAGTCAGGGAACACAGCGTGCGACACGCGGAAATCGCGAACTCGAAACACAGAGTTCTAGTACCGAAAACGCGAGCGAGAATCCGGAAGTCCACgagaatatagaaataaatcgaCACTACTCTTTCGGGGAAATAGATACTAGTCTAATACCCGAAAGCGAGGATAGGGAAACGCGTCGAAACAGACAAATAGGCAGTAGAACACCGAGTCGCGCGTCAGCAAATAGCGAGTCCGAACTGACCTCATACGATAGCAGTATATTCGATCCGCGCGAGATAAGATACCGGAGCACGATGGCCCAAGCACCGCGCAACATAACTGCCAGCGCGATAGACGAGGATATAGAATCGTTACGCGAACAACTAAGTAACGAGGGCGAAGAGACCGTAATAGAGGCTGGAACGCATAGAAATCGCGAAACTGAGCAGATGGAAATAATGGTCGAATTTATGAGCGACATGCGAGTTCAACTACAAGGGATACAGGAACACTTCCACACGCAAATACTACGCTTACAAGAACAGTTCGTCGATCTACAAGAACAGCAACGCGATATAAGAAACACGATCCGACCAGTCGCGTTCGGGCCTGATAATAGGGCACAGGTTTCACCACGACGTGTAACAGAGACGAACGTGACATACGGACGTGGCCCATCCGATATACGAAGTAGGTCCCTACCCGCGACCAGCTACATGCAATTAAAAGAGGCGCGGAGTATAATACCGGAAATTGACGGTACCTCGCAGCACaaaattcaagaatttttaagcGCAAGCACATATGCAATGGAAAGCATAAATCCTACAGAAGAGTCACAGTTACTCAAGGCCATATTGTGCACTAAGCTAAAGGGAAAGGTCATGCTCGATTTCCAGACGCGAAACATACAAACGTTCGCGGAACTGAAGCAAGAACTCGAGGTATGCTATACGACCCGTAAAAGCATTGCTCACCTGCAGTTAGAGTTTAACACACTCAAGCAAAAGCAGGGGGAGGGCGCTCAAGCATATGGCCTGCGAGTGGATCAGCTCGCAATGAAACTCTATGAGTCAACGATTGAAGGCAAGGGACACACCGTGGCCGAAAAGAACACGATTAAGGGAACAATACAAGGCCAGGCcctgcaaaattttcaattaggaTTGCAGAAGGACATAACAATAATAGTCCGATCGCGGAACTACAGCAATCTGCAAGAGGCGATAGCAGTGGCTGCCtcagaagaaaaaatgagaGGCCCAAACGTAATGAATAAGCCTAATTACAAAGCGGTAGGTACCACGCGAGAAAAATCACCGCAATGTGCCGAATGTGGCAAATGGGACCACCACGGACGCGAATGCCGCACAAGTCGCTTCGCTAACCGATTCAACTTACCCAAGGCGGACGGACAAAGAGTAAAcgctcttgaaaaatattgcaagcaTTGCAAAAAGACAGGACACTTGCGCGACGAGTGTTGGCTGCTAAACGGCCGACCCGAAAAGGGGGCCAACTCAAACGATAATGTACGCCCAAGAGCCATTAAATACACTAAAAGTGATAAGGGCAAGGGCGACGATAGCGACAACGAGAGCGAGGTCACTGCCAAGAGAACAGCTCGACCAGCAAAAACTCTACAAGTCGCACATACTGATAAAATAGCGCAAACAAACACGGATTTGGATCTGATTAAAATCCCTGTTAAAGAAGCAAAAGGAGAAATATCTACCATGCTAGTGGATACCGGCGctacattaacattaataaagtttaaaaaaattacattaatcggCGCCACCGGAAGAAAAACGGAAACTTTGGGGATAATTGAAGCCAATATACCCATGCGCAACAAGCGCATAAGACACAAGATACATATAGTGGGAGATGATTTCCCCATAACACATGAAGGAATTCTGGGCGCAGATTTTTTGAAACGGCATGTGACGCATTGGGAGTATCCCACTAAGCGATTAACCATAGGAGAAACTACATTCAAGCTGTTTccttataagaaaataacattggCACCACGAAGTGAAACAGTCGTGCAGGCCACGACAAGCGAAAACGCTCTAGGAGTCGTGCACGTATTGGAAACACGACCAGGGGTGATCATCGGCGGTTGTTTAGTAAACGCCAGTGACTATAGCTGTCCCGTAAGCGTAATAAACACCACCGACGAAGAGATCGAAATACAAGCCCCACACGTCGATATTGAGCCCATAGAAAATAAGGTGCAAATAAGCACAAATCTTAATCACCGGAAAATGCGAAGAGGAGGATACAGTACCTTTATCGcgtattggaaaaataaagaagtcaATAAGGACCGAGCATATGAAttgcgaagaagaaaaagcaatattgGCAATCTGCGAAAAA
The window above is part of the Linepithema humile isolate Giens D197 chromosome 8, Lhum_UNIL_v1.0, whole genome shotgun sequence genome. Proteins encoded here:
- the LOC137001380 gene encoding ATP-dependent DNA helicase pif1-like, with protein sequence MSLYEFAKWYDITKIKPQNKFVEFYKFKNRYLRRRQRGYLINHYRYNVNTQPEKYFFALLLLFEPWRELEELRNGCDTYAESFHKVKLHLTEALQYHEKLEELQKAFENAKELVQQHLDEVQKHESQDDPDNPIGVQNIEAGEAMQDFKDLGDKNIKDIDVPEMIAKLNIDQKRVFDRVITIIGSDKSILRLYVSGEGGTGKSYLIKTVKCWIKQNLKKDTAVAAPTGIAAFNIDGLTVHRLLQLPVEHGNTPKYKRLSDHVLKLLRAELKDVILFIIDEVSMISNLTLMYIHLRLSEIFDSSDCDDGWFGKRHILLFGDLLQLPPVHEDSVFKDLSNEKVNKYIGCLQTVNLWTTLFDYDELTINMRQQEDESYRELLSRIRIGLLTKSDYEILENRKISFTEDSFKSRLNELCDFINNLPSDTVCLLPTCHMCDVLNAAMLSRIASKEILLIAEDTIECIPYIKKKILKVLENNDDDNSKTAGLSKQIVIKIGAKVMIRRNIDASFGLVNGTIAKVISVVQDISNGYIEKIKLLLPSGLEYLIERVN